The Candidatus Acidiferrales bacterium genome contains a region encoding:
- a CDS encoding MqnA/MqnD/SBP family protein — MTIKPVDITLAHSPDSDDAFMFYALATKKVGSPGIRFHHKLENIQSLNEKARAETYDVTALSFHAYAYVADRYAL, encoded by the coding sequence ATGACGATCAAGCCTGTAGATATCACCCTTGCCCACTCACCTGATTCTGACGATGCGTTTATGTTTTACGCGCTCGCGACGAAGAAGGTGGGCAGCCCGGGCATCCGCTTTCATCACAAGCTCGAAAACATCCAGAGTCTCAATGAGAAGGCCCGAGCGGAGACCTACGACGTGACCGCTCTGAGCTTTCACGCCTATGCCTACGTGGCCGACCGCTATGCCCTG